In one Bacteroides intestinalis DSM 17393 genomic region, the following are encoded:
- a CDS encoding lysylphosphatidylglycerol synthase transmembrane domain-containing protein translates to MKNKYRNLFLLFGVLAIVVMLCTMDMDYSDIWENLKRVGFWFPVIMLLWFFVYLINTCSWYLIIRDDRKYRVPFWTVCKLSITGFAINYATPGGLMGGEPYRIMELTPYVGVSKATSSVILYVMMHIFSHFWFWFLSIFLYIFLYPVNTFMSILLTAIGAFCLLAIYFFARGYKNGMTVKTFRFLQKVPFVKRWAHRFIVKQKDTLEQIDSQIALLHSQHKITFYSSLLLELSARIFSSLEIYIILRVFTPEVSGWDCVLILAFSSLFSNLIFFFPMQLGAREGGLALAVDGLHMSPALGVYVGLITRLRELLWIVIGMVLIKVGNRKPGDPPSSEC, encoded by the coding sequence ATGAAGAATAAATATCGCAACTTGTTCTTGCTTTTTGGTGTGCTGGCTATCGTTGTCATGCTTTGCACGATGGATATGGATTATTCCGATATATGGGAGAATCTGAAGCGCGTGGGCTTTTGGTTTCCTGTGATCATGCTGTTGTGGTTCTTTGTCTATCTGATAAATACCTGTTCGTGGTATCTGATAATCAGGGATGACCGTAAGTATCGCGTTCCTTTCTGGACGGTCTGCAAACTGTCGATCACCGGTTTTGCCATCAATTATGCCACGCCCGGCGGACTGATGGGAGGCGAACCGTACCGGATTATGGAGCTGACTCCCTATGTGGGTGTAAGTAAGGCTACCTCTTCCGTCATTCTGTACGTGATGATGCATATCTTTTCTCACTTCTGGTTTTGGTTTCTTTCCATATTCTTATATATCTTCCTGTATCCTGTGAATACCTTTATGTCGATATTGCTCACTGCAATAGGAGCATTCTGCCTGCTGGCTATCTATTTCTTTGCCCGTGGATATAAGAATGGAATGACGGTGAAGACTTTCCGGTTTCTGCAGAAGGTACCGTTTGTCAAACGGTGGGCACATCGTTTCATTGTGAAACAAAAAGATACTCTGGAACAGATTGATAGTCAGATAGCCTTGTTGCATAGCCAACATAAGATTACTTTCTACAGTTCGCTGCTGTTGGAGCTTTCGGCACGCATATTCTCCAGCCTTGAAATATACATCATTCTGCGCGTCTTCACCCCGGAAGTGAGTGGATGGGATTGTGTGTTGATATTGGCTTTCTCCTCGCTGTTCAGCAATCTGATATTCTTCTTCCCGATGCAGCTGGGGGCGCGTGAAGGTGGACTGGCCCTGGCTGTAGATGGCTTACATATGTCTCCGGCACTGGGTGTTTATGTGGGACTGATTACCCGGCTGCGTGAACTGTTATGGATCGTTATCGGCATGGTATTGATAAAGGTTGGCAATAGAAAACCGGGTGATCCGCCTTCTTCCGAATGTTAA
- the folK gene encoding 2-amino-4-hydroxy-6-hydroxymethyldihydropteridine diphosphokinase yields the protein MYVYFSLGTNLGNKEQNLRLAVQYIEKRIGKVISLSAFYATAPWGFSSDNAFLNAAVCIETMLSPLEVLSESQSIEREMGRIHKSVNGVYSDRVIDVDLLLYDDLILDTPTLKLPHPLMQERAFVMEPLAEIAPDVLHPVLKKTMQELYRTLVSQK from the coding sequence ATGTACGTCTATTTCAGTTTAGGGACTAACTTAGGCAATAAGGAGCAGAATCTCCGTCTTGCCGTGCAATATATTGAGAAGCGGATAGGGAAAGTGATTTCCCTGTCCGCTTTTTATGCTACTGCTCCGTGGGGGTTCTCCTCGGACAATGCTTTCCTGAATGCTGCTGTCTGTATAGAAACTATGCTTTCTCCCTTAGAGGTACTTTCTGAGTCGCAGTCCATTGAGCGGGAGATGGGACGTATTCATAAATCTGTAAATGGTGTGTATAGTGACCGTGTGATAGATGTCGACTTGTTGTTGTATGATGATCTTATTCTGGATACCCCTACATTGAAACTTCCCCATCCGTTGATGCAGGAACGTGCTTTTGTGATGGAACCGCTGGCGGAAATTGCCCCTGATGTACTGCATCCTGTGTTAAAAAAGACTATGCAGGAGCTTTATAGGACACTTGTGTCTCAGAAATAG
- the queA gene encoding tRNA preQ1(34) S-adenosylmethionine ribosyltransferase-isomerase QueA, with protein MKLSQFKFKLPEEKIALHPTKYRDESRLMVLHRKTGEIEHKEFKDVLNYFDDKDVFIFNDTKVFPARLYGNKEKTGARIEVFLLRELNEELRLWDVLVDPARKIRIGNKLYFGDDDSMVAEVIDNTTSRGRTLRFLYDGPHDEFKKALYALGETPLPHSIINRPVEPDDSERFQSIFARNEGAVTAPTASLHFSRELMKRLEIKGIDFAYITLHAGLGNFRDIDVEDLTKHKTDSEQMVVNEEAVSIVNRAKDMNRQVCAVGTTVMRAIESTVSTDGHLKPYEGWTNKFIFPPYDFTVANAMISNFHMPLSTLLMIVAAFGGYDQVMEAYNVALKEGYRFGTYGDAMLITDK; from the coding sequence ATGAAACTGTCGCAATTTAAATTTAAGCTTCCGGAAGAGAAGATTGCTTTGCACCCTACAAAGTATAGAGATGAATCGCGCCTTATGGTGCTTCACAGAAAGACAGGTGAGATTGAGCACAAGGAATTCAAAGATGTTCTGAACTACTTTGATGACAAAGATGTGTTCATCTTCAATGATACGAAAGTATTCCCTGCCCGTCTGTATGGTAATAAGGAAAAGACCGGTGCCCGTATCGAGGTATTCCTTCTTCGCGAGCTGAACGAAGAACTCCGTTTGTGGGATGTATTGGTAGACCCTGCCCGTAAGATACGTATCGGCAATAAGCTGTATTTCGGTGACGACGATTCTATGGTGGCTGAAGTTATTGACAATACGACTTCTCGCGGTCGTACGCTCCGTTTCCTTTATGACGGTCCGCACGATGAGTTTAAGAAAGCTTTGTACGCATTGGGCGAAACCCCACTGCCGCATAGCATTATCAATCGTCCTGTAGAACCGGATGATTCAGAACGTTTCCAGTCTATCTTTGCTCGCAATGAAGGTGCGGTAACGGCTCCTACTGCCAGTCTGCACTTCAGCCGTGAACTGATGAAGCGCTTGGAAATCAAGGGTATCGATTTTGCTTATATTACTCTTCATGCTGGTTTGGGTAATTTTCGCGACATTGATGTGGAAGACCTCACGAAGCATAAGACGGACTCTGAACAAATGGTTGTGAACGAAGAAGCCGTCAGCATTGTGAACCGTGCCAAGGATATGAACAGACAGGTTTGTGCCGTGGGTACTACCGTGATGCGTGCTATCGAGAGCACCGTAAGTACAGACGGACATCTGAAACCGTACGAAGGCTGGACGAACAAGTTCATCTTCCCTCCTTACGACTTTACAGTGGCAAATGCGATGATTTCCAATTTCCACATGCCGCTTTCTACTTTGTTGATGATTGTTGCTGCTTTCGGTGGATACGATCAGGTAATGGAGGCGTATAATGTGGCTCTGAAGGAAGGTTACCGTTTCGGTACGTATGGCGATGCGATGTTGATTACGGATAAGTAA
- the truB gene encoding tRNA pseudouridine(55) synthase TruB yields the protein MKFKEGEVLYFNKPLGWTSFKVVGHARYHICRRMKVKKLKVGHAGTLDPLATGVMIVCTGKATKRIEEFQYHTKEYVATIQLGATTPSYDLEHEIDATYPTEHITRELVEETLKTFIGEIQQVPPAFSACMVNGKRAYDLARKGEEVELKPKLLVIDEIELLECNLPEIKVRVVCSKGTYIRALARDIGEALNSGAHLTALERTRVGDVRLEDCLDPMNFKEWIDAQEIEIEE from the coding sequence ATGAAGTTTAAAGAAGGAGAAGTACTCTATTTCAATAAACCGTTGGGATGGACTTCGTTTAAAGTTGTGGGACATGCGCGTTACCACATCTGCCGACGGATGAAAGTGAAGAAATTGAAAGTAGGCCATGCCGGTACACTCGATCCTTTGGCTACAGGGGTGATGATTGTCTGCACAGGTAAGGCTACGAAGCGAATTGAAGAGTTTCAGTACCATACGAAGGAATATGTTGCCACCATTCAGTTGGGCGCCACCACTCCTTCCTACGATCTGGAACACGAGATAGATGCCACTTACCCTACGGAGCATATTACGCGGGAGTTGGTGGAAGAGACGTTGAAGACATTTATCGGTGAGATACAACAGGTGCCTCCCGCCTTTTCAGCCTGTATGGTGAATGGCAAACGTGCTTATGATCTGGCACGTAAAGGTGAAGAGGTAGAGTTGAAGCCGAAGTTGTTGGTGATTGACGAGATAGAGTTGCTGGAATGTAACTTGCCGGAGATTAAAGTCCGCGTGGTGTGCAGCAAAGGTACGTATATCCGTGCCTTGGCACGTGACATCGGTGAAGCGCTGAATAGCGGTGCTCATCTTACGGCTTTGGAACGTACTCGCGTAGGCGATGTCCGATTGGAAGATTGCCTTGACCCGATGAATTTTAAAGAGTGGATAGATGCTCAGGAGATAGAAATTGAAGAATAA
- a CDS encoding undecaprenyl-diphosphate phosphatase, which produces MEWFEALILGIIQGLTEYLPVSSSGHLAIGSALFGIEGEENLAFTVVVHVATVFSTLVVLWKEIEWIFKGLFKWQMNEETRYVINILISMVPIGIVGVFFKDEVETVFGSGLLIVGCMLLVTAALLSFSYYYKPKQKENISMKDAFIIGLAQACAVLPGLSRSGTTIATGLLLGDNKAKLAQFSFLMVMPPILGEGLLDGMKLMKGEDIAGSISTLSLLIGFIAAFVSGCLACKWMINIVKKGKLIYFAVYCAIAGIVTLVISQMQG; this is translated from the coding sequence ATGGAATGGTTTGAGGCGCTCATCCTTGGGATAATCCAGGGTTTGACAGAGTATTTGCCGGTAAGTAGTAGCGGACATTTGGCTATCGGTTCGGCATTATTTGGTATTGAAGGGGAAGAAAATCTGGCATTTACGGTAGTAGTACATGTGGCTACGGTGTTCAGTACGTTGGTAGTTCTGTGGAAAGAGATAGAATGGATTTTCAAGGGGCTGTTCAAGTGGCAGATGAATGAAGAGACACGCTATGTAATTAATATCCTGATTTCTATGGTGCCCATCGGTATTGTAGGTGTATTTTTTAAAGATGAGGTGGAAACGGTCTTTGGTTCAGGTTTACTGATCGTAGGCTGTATGTTGCTGGTGACGGCTGCTTTATTGTCTTTCTCTTATTATTATAAGCCGAAGCAGAAAGAGAATATTTCTATGAAAGATGCATTCATTATCGGTTTGGCTCAGGCTTGTGCTGTACTTCCCGGACTTTCACGTTCCGGAACTACAATTGCTACAGGGTTATTGCTGGGCGATAATAAGGCAAAGTTGGCTCAGTTCTCGTTTCTGATGGTGATGCCACCGATATTGGGTGAAGGCCTGCTAGATGGTATGAAGTTGATGAAAGGCGAAGATATTGCCGGAAGTATTTCAACGTTGTCATTGTTGATAGGCTTCATTGCGGCTTTTGTATCGGGTTGTTTGGCTTGTAAGTGGATGATTAATATTGTGAAAAAGGGGAAACTGATATACTTCGCGGTTTATTGTGCGATTGCCGGTATTGTGACCCTTGTAATTTCACAAATGCAAGGATAG
- a CDS encoding DUF3098 domain-containing protein — MSKQKFAFDKTNFILLAVAMAVVIIGFILMTGPVSTPTHFEPDIFSARRIKVAPVVCLAGFLLMIYAVLRKPRDKQTDNEGMKE; from the coding sequence ATGAGTAAACAGAAATTTGCTTTCGATAAAACCAATTTTATCCTGCTTGCAGTTGCAATGGCGGTAGTGATTATCGGCTTTATCCTGATGACCGGTCCGGTGTCTACACCGACGCACTTTGAACCGGATATTTTTAGTGCAAGACGTATTAAAGTTGCTCCGGTGGTTTGCCTTGCGGGCTTCTTACTTATGATATATGCAGTGTTGCGTAAACCGCGTGACAAGCAAACGGATAATGAAGGAATGAAAGAATGA
- a CDS encoding cell division protein FtsX, protein MKTKSKNNSVSYFDMQFITSSISTTLVLLLLGLVVFFVLTAHNLSVYVKENINFSIIISDDMKEADILKLQKRLDKEVFVRSTEYISKKQALREQIEAMGTDPQDFLGYNPLHASIEVKLHSDYANTDSIAKIEKQIKKNTNVQEVRYQEDLINMVNENIRNISLMLLGLAVLLAFISFALINNTIRLTIYSKRFLIHTMKLVGASWSFIRRPFLWRNFWIGVLAAVIADGILWGAAYWLVVYEPDLISVITPNVMMLVSVSVLVFGVCITWFCAYLSINKFLRMKASTLYYI, encoded by the coding sequence ATGAAGACGAAAAGCAAAAATAATTCCGTATCCTATTTTGATATGCAGTTCATTACCTCCAGTATCAGTACTACGTTGGTATTGCTGTTGTTGGGGTTGGTGGTGTTTTTCGTGCTGACTGCCCATAATCTGTCTGTGTATGTGAAGGAGAATATCAATTTCTCTATTATCATTAGTGATGATATGAAGGAGGCAGATATTCTGAAGTTACAAAAGAGGCTGGATAAGGAAGTGTTTGTACGGTCTACGGAGTATATTTCGAAGAAGCAGGCGCTTCGCGAGCAGATTGAAGCAATGGGAACAGACCCGCAAGATTTTCTGGGTTATAATCCGCTTCATGCATCTATCGAAGTGAAGTTGCACTCTGATTATGCGAATACCGACAGTATAGCTAAAATAGAGAAACAGATAAAGAAGAATACCAATGTACAGGAAGTGCGTTACCAGGAAGATCTGATAAACATGGTCAATGAGAATATCCGCAACATAAGCCTGATGTTACTGGGGTTGGCGGTATTATTGGCGTTCATATCCTTTGCATTGATTAATAATACCATCCGGTTGACAATCTATTCCAAGCGCTTTCTCATTCATACAATGAAATTGGTAGGGGCGAGTTGGAGTTTTATACGCCGTCCGTTCCTGTGGCGTAACTTTTGGATAGGTGTATTGGCTGCTGTCATTGCCGATGGGATTTTGTGGGGTGCTGCCTACTGGTTGGTGGTGTATGAGCCAGATTTGATCAGTGTTATTACGCCTAATGTTATGATGCTGGTTTCCGTATCGGTGCTTGTGTTCGGGGTGTGCATTACGTGGTTCTGTGCATACCTGTCCATTAATAAGTTCCTGCGGATGAAGGCAAGTACACTGTATTACATATAA
- a CDS encoding class I SAM-dependent methyltransferase translates to MNKLTIKVCPVCGSAHIERAMTCIDHYASSEAFYLCRCQDCSFLFTQDFPVEAEIGRYYETPDYISHSDTKKGLMNRVYHWVRSYMLGRKARLVVREAHRKEGRLLDIGTGTGYFADAMQKRGWQVEAVERNAQARVFAKEHFNLDIKPDTALQDFAPGSFDVITLWHVMEHLEHLNETWDTLNKLLTEKGVLIIAVPNCSSYDAKKYGAHWAAYDVPRHLWHFTPGTIQKLGAKHEFILAARYPMPFDAFYVSMLSEKYMGRSLSFFRGMLSGTLAWFSALGSKERSSSMIYVFRKKQK, encoded by the coding sequence ATGAATAAACTCACCATAAAAGTCTGTCCGGTATGCGGTAGTGCACATATAGAGCGTGCTATGACTTGCATAGACCATTATGCTTCCAGCGAAGCATTCTATCTGTGTCGTTGTCAGGATTGTAGCTTTCTCTTTACGCAGGATTTTCCTGTGGAAGCCGAGATAGGCAGATATTATGAAACTCCCGATTACATTTCCCATTCCGATACGAAAAAAGGCCTTATGAACAGGGTGTACCACTGGGTGCGTAGCTATATGCTGGGCCGTAAGGCGCGCTTGGTGGTTCGCGAAGCACATCGTAAGGAAGGACGTCTGCTGGATATCGGTACGGGAACAGGATATTTTGCCGATGCTATGCAGAAGCGAGGCTGGCAGGTGGAGGCAGTGGAAAGGAATGCGCAGGCACGCGTATTTGCTAAGGAACACTTCAATCTGGATATAAAGCCTGATACCGCATTGCAGGATTTTGCTCCCGGCAGCTTTGATGTCATTACTTTGTGGCACGTTATGGAGCATTTGGAACATTTGAATGAGACGTGGGATACATTGAATAAACTCCTGACGGAAAAGGGTGTACTGATTATTGCAGTGCCTAACTGTTCTTCTTATGATGCTAAGAAGTATGGTGCACATTGGGCTGCTTATGATGTTCCGCGCCATTTGTGGCATTTTACGCCGGGTACCATTCAGAAGTTGGGTGCCAAGCATGAGTTTATATTGGCTGCACGCTATCCGATGCCATTTGATGCATTCTATGTATCGATGTTGAGTGAAAAGTATATGGGACGTTCTCTGTCTTTCTTCCGGGGCATGCTTAGTGGTACGCTGGCATGGTTCAGTGCATTGGGAAGCAAGGAACGGAGCAGTTCGATGATTTATGTATTCAGAAAGAAACAGAAGTAG